The stretch of DNA GGAAAGGTGTTTGGGCTTTTTGAGGCttgtttattcatgtgtttaGTGTTTCATTTGTTCCTGGTTTATGTCATATGGACAAatcagtcacagacaggaggttTGGGGTAAAATACCAAcaccgtcctgcagctgcacaaactaAAGTAAAGCTTTCAATTACATTTCTACTTGAGTCtagagctgcatgtgtgtgtgtgtgtgtgtgtgtgtgtgtgtgtgtgtgtgtgtgtgtgtgtgtgtgtgtgtgtgtgtgcattagttACACAGTCTGCTCTTGACCCTTGACCTCTTGACCCCTGCTGACCCCTCAGGCCTGCAGGCTGtagccctctctctctgtcgcctTGCTTTTAGACTGTGGCACACTGAGCCGAGCTGCTCATGATGAGCTGCTCGTGTGCAGAGATGAATCTGGCCTCCTCGCGCTGAGCAAAGCCCTCGCGCTGCTCCCCGTCAAGGTTTGCATGACGACAGTGAGGCTGTGGAGTAGTGGAACTACCATTTGTGAACCGATCCTCCGTTCGGCTGTGCAGAGGACGTGCTGTTACGTAATCATAGATGCTACTGATCCAAATATAGCAGCCATTAGGGGATTATCTCTGGTCTGGTAGCCTTGGCCAGCCTGGGCTTTATGTCTTTGCCTCTGATTGCCTTCTGCCCTCCACACCAGAACCTGTCAACACTGATGACATCTTCCCTGGCCGTCACATTGTGCAGATCTGTCCTTTCCTTTCATGCTCACTTGTCCAGTGTACGTCGCCACATCGTTGTCTTGTGTGCTACAGGCAGAGACTCTTCATCGAGACTTTCTTTGCCTTTTAATTAAGATTCCCATCACGTCCCAATCCACCCAGTTTACTGGCCTCGCTGGTCTCTGTACTGTCCAACTGGGCAGACAGAGCCGCGCATGCTATTTCAGACAAACAAACCCCTTTGGGACACAACAGGTTTGAAACCTGTGTCTCTGCTAGTgacacggcagcagcagcacagactgaaatATTTAGCAgaataattaatatttcattCTGCAAAGCTTTGAGAGAAAGACTAATTTCACTGCAAAACATCTTAATTCAGGACCATCTCCCTCCGTGTCTCCTCCACTCCTTCCCATGACAACTGGGTTGGTGTAAACTAGAGTCCCGCAATGGCAACAATGGAGGGTATTAGCCAGTGTCTGTGCTTATGGGCTCTTCACCTGAATGGCCCATTGTGTCTCCAGGCACAAACATCCTCCGGGCTCAGGCTCCACTCTTACGTAAAGGCCCACTGGAAAATAGACAGCAAGCTTCAGTCAGAATGAAACTTTAATATGTCAAGGCTGTGAAAATGATAGAGTGACACTATTTTCATGGGGTTGATTGGCCTAATTCAGCTCACGTGTGTTTGCATCTAACCCGGTCTTGCTCAGTAGAAGGATATAATTACTAGGACAGGTGTTAATATCTTTCCCGGATGAAATAAGTTTCAGACTTCGTGTGACTGGGAGTTTTATTCAGTACAGATGCATAGTTTCCTCCTCGTTTTGTAACTGCCCCCCCTCTTCTTCCTTTACTTGCAGTTGAACTCCGAGGCGCCCGCCACCTCCTCACTTCCCAGCATTCCTTGCCTGGAATCCCTGTAGCTTTGAAACAGTCCATTGACCTGCGCACATCCATGGATGGGAAGTACAAGGAGATTGCTGAGGTAAGACCTCGTCTGACTGTCAAACTAGAATTCACTCAGATACTGCATTACCCATGTTGACGGCGCTTCGCTGCGCGTGAAGGAGCTCTTCTCCCGGAGCCTGGCCGACAGCGAGATGCGCAGCGCTCCGTACGAATTCCCAGAGGACAGCCCCATcgaacagctggaggagaagcgccACCGCCTGGAGCGGCAGATCAGCCAGGATGTCAAGTACGTGGGACGAGGTGGTGGTTCTCTCACAGTGCAGGTGGGTTCGTTTGTAATTCCCAGCGTCTCTGTCCTCAGGTTTGAACCGGACATCCTCCTACGAGCTAAGCAGGACTTCATGAAGACCGACAGCGCCACTGACCTTGAGTAGGTGTTGCTCCGACATGAAGCGGATTCAAAATCATAATCGTGTGTGTGActtgacgcacacacacagtaaagtgTGTTTATCGGTCTCTTATCAGATATATGAAAGAGCAGAGCCAGTCTCCTGACCTGCAGGAGAGGGAGCTGCCTCCAGAGAGAGAGTACCAAAGAGTCACCATTTCTGGAGAGGAGAAATGTGGAGTAAGTCTAAATACAACCTCCTCTGTCCAAAAGACGCAGTGACTCCTcatctcctgttcctcctctgtcaaGGTTCCCTTCACGGACCTGTTGGACGCGGCCAAGTGTGTGGTGAAGGCGCTGTTCATCCGGCAGAAGTACATGGGCCTGTCGCTGCAGAGCTTCTGCAGGACCACGGCCCGTtacctgcaggagctgagcgAGAGGCCGCTGGACCTGGACGCGTACGAGGAGGACGTGCCCGAGACCGCAGTCACTGCAGGTACGACCACCCACCAGGACGCCAGGGGCTTCGTCTGTTCACacgcgtgaccccccccccacaccttCTGTCTCCCCCCCAGATGCCACGGTGCACCCGCCTGTGTCCGCGACGCACCCCTACGAGAACCAGGAGCCCGCCGGCATGCCCCCCGACCTGGGCTACGGCTGCCAGATGGTGGACGGCGTCATGCACGTGTACACCACCAGGGGCGCCATGCAAAAGTGAGGCGCTCGCCGCCAATGGCTCGgtgcatgtgtgctgtgtgtcGCTTCTGCTCATGTCCGTGTCTGTAACAGGAGCACCGAGCTGGAGCTGCCGTACCCGGACCTGCAGGAGTACATCGCTGATATGAACGTCATGATGGCGCTGATAATCAATGGACCAGTGTGAGTGCAATGAATTACTGGGGTGTtttagacaaagacaaacaagccaACAATAGAGTGACACCTTTATTTTTTGGGGGTTCATATTTTCACAGAAAGTCCTTCTGCTACCGCCGCCTGCAGTACCTCAGCTCCAAGTTCCAGATGCACATCCTGCTGAATGAGATGAAGGAGCTGGCAGCGCAGAAGAAAGTCCCACATCGAGACTTTTACAATATCCGTAAGGTGAACTTGAGAGCCGCTCCTCCGCAGCCTCGCGTCCGTGAGTCGCGTTGGAGGAGCGGCCTCCGAGCGATGATCGCGTTTCCTGTTTGGGCTCCTCCCGCAGGTGGACACGCACATCCACGCCTCGTCCTGCATGAACCAGAAGCACCTGCTGCGCTTCATCAAACGGGCCATGAAGAAGTACCCCAAGGAGATCGTTCACGTGGAGCGGGGCAAAGGTCAGACGCTGATGGAGGTGTTTGAAAGCATGAACCTGACGGCCTTCGACCTGAGCGTGGACACGCTGGACATGCACGCCGTAAGAACCGGAGTGGATCGGTGGAGGAACGCTGCAGGCGGCGGAGCGGCTAATgcttgttttggtgtttttgcAGGACCGCAACACCTTCCATCGATTTGACAAGTTCAATGCCAAGTACAATCCCATCGGTGAGTCCATCCTGAGGGAGATCTTCATCAAAACGGACAACCACGTCAAGGGCAAATACTTTGGCCACATTGTTAAGGTGCCTGCAGCTTCAGGATGCGCTGACGAGGCGCTGGCGCCCCCTGCTGACTCTCTGCGTTTCTGCGTCTCAGGAGGTGATGGCCGACCTGGAGGAGAGCAAGTACCAGAACGTGGAGCTCAGGCTGTCGATCTACGGCCGCTCCAGAGACGAGTGGAGCAAACTGGCCAAGTGGGCGGTCGACCATCAGGTGTACTCCGACAACGTGCGCTGGCTCGTGCAGGTTCCCCGGCTCTTGTGAGTGACCGGGACTGACTGCGTGTCATTGAACGCAACACTCAGGTAGTAATGGAGGGGCTGCGTTTGTCTGTTCATAGTGACGTCTATCACACAAAGAGGCAACTGGGCAACTTCCAGGAGATGCTGGAGAACATCTTCACGCCTCTGTTCGAGGTGACGGTGAACCCGGGCAGTCACCCGGAGCTGCACCTCTTCCTCCAGCACGTGAGTCAGAACCTCGGCCCGCGGTCTTGTACGCGGCGCGTCTCGGGCGCTTTCACAGCTCTGGTGTCGGCCTTTTCGAGCAGGTGGTGGGTTTTGACAGCGTGGACGACGAGTCGAAGCCGGAGCAGCACATCTTCAACCTGGACAGCCCGCTGCCAGGcaactggacagaggaggacaacCCCCCGTACTCCTACTACCTGTACTACATGTACGCCAACATGACCGTGCTGAACCACCTGCGCAGGTGAGTGGCCACACCTCCCAGCACTCCCAGTGTTTAGGCAAAGGGGAGGAGCTTGTTTAATGGCGTCCCGACCCGAGGAGCGCCTCTTGATGCAGACTCCGCCCAGAACCCGCCGGTGAAGCCTCTatgctctccttcctctccaggcAGCGGGGCTTTCCCACGCTGGTCTTTCGCCCTCACTGTGGGGAAGCTGGGCCCATCCATCACCTGGTGTCTGGTTTCATGCTGTCGGAGAACATCTGCCACGGGCTGCTGCTCAGGAAGGTGTGACCTCAATATTATGACATCTGCTTCACAGTTTGTGCAGGAAAGAGACACTTCAGccgcctggactgggctcgtcTGCTTGTTTAGCCCAGTCAGGCTTGTGTTTCTTGTCTTTATATCTAACAGCACACATTATGTCTTACGCACCT from Betta splendens chromosome 7, fBetSpl5.4, whole genome shotgun sequence encodes:
- the ampd2b gene encoding AMP deaminase 2 isoform X1, which translates into the protein MSSALPPGTAAGAKSKPLSPFRKRGSLQYTASTVELRGARHLLTSQHSLPGIPVALKQSIDLRTSMDGKYKEIAEELFSRSLADSEMRSAPYEFPEDSPIEQLEEKRHRLERQISQDVKFEPDILLRAKQDFMKTDSATDLEYMKEQSQSPDLQERELPPEREYQRVTISGEEKCGVPFTDLLDAAKCVVKALFIRQKYMGLSLQSFCRTTARYLQELSERPLDLDAYEEDVPETAVTADATVHPPVSATHPYENQEPAGMPPDLGYGCQMVDGVMHVYTTRGAMQKSTELELPYPDLQEYIADMNVMMALIINGPVKSFCYRRLQYLSSKFQMHILLNEMKELAAQKKVPHRDFYNIRKVDTHIHASSCMNQKHLLRFIKRAMKKYPKEIVHVERGKGQTLMEVFESMNLTAFDLSVDTLDMHADRNTFHRFDKFNAKYNPIGESILREIFIKTDNHVKGKYFGHIVKEVMADLEESKYQNVELRLSIYGRSRDEWSKLAKWAVDHQVYSDNVRWLVQVPRLFDVYHTKRQLGNFQEMLENIFTPLFEVTVNPGSHPELHLFLQHVVGFDSVDDESKPEQHIFNLDSPLPGNWTEEDNPPYSYYLYYMYANMTVLNHLRRQRGFPTLVFRPHCGEAGPIHHLVSGFMLSENICHGLLLRKAPVLQYLYYLAQIGIAMSPLSNNSLFLSYHRNPLPEYLSRGLMVSLSTDDPLQFHFTKEPLMEEYSIAAQVWKLSSCDMCELARNSVLMSGFSHKVKSYWLGPNYVKEGQESNDIRRTNVPDIRVAYRYETLCEELNLITQAIRTDELETIEEEGSLSMGAAQADA
- the ampd2b gene encoding AMP deaminase 2 isoform X2; its protein translation is MDGKYKEIAEELFSRSLADSEMRSAPYEFPEDSPIEQLEEKRHRLERQISQDVKFEPDILLRAKQDFMKTDSATDLEYMKEQSQSPDLQERELPPEREYQRVTISGEEKCGVPFTDLLDAAKCVVKALFIRQKYMGLSLQSFCRTTARYLQELSERPLDLDAYEEDVPETAVTADATVHPPVSATHPYENQEPAGMPPDLGYGCQMVDGVMHVYTTRGAMQKSTELELPYPDLQEYIADMNVMMALIINGPVKSFCYRRLQYLSSKFQMHILLNEMKELAAQKKVPHRDFYNIRKVDTHIHASSCMNQKHLLRFIKRAMKKYPKEIVHVERGKGQTLMEVFESMNLTAFDLSVDTLDMHADRNTFHRFDKFNAKYNPIGESILREIFIKTDNHVKGKYFGHIVKEVMADLEESKYQNVELRLSIYGRSRDEWSKLAKWAVDHQVYSDNVRWLVQVPRLFDVYHTKRQLGNFQEMLENIFTPLFEVTVNPGSHPELHLFLQHVVGFDSVDDESKPEQHIFNLDSPLPGNWTEEDNPPYSYYLYYMYANMTVLNHLRRQRGFPTLVFRPHCGEAGPIHHLVSGFMLSENICHGLLLRKAPVLQYLYYLAQIGIAMSPLSNNSLFLSYHRNPLPEYLSRGLMVSLSTDDPLQFHFTKEPLMEEYSIAAQVWKLSSCDMCELARNSVLMSGFSHKVKSYWLGPNYVKEGQESNDIRRTNVPDIRVAYRYETLCEELNLITQAIRTDELETIEEEGSLSMGAAQADA